The following is a genomic window from Parabacteroides johnsonii DSM 18315.
GCCTCGACCTCCATTTCTCCAGCTTTCACTATAAATCTCGAAGTAGAATCTTTTGCCACCTCAAAATAACCTTCTCCCGACAAAACGACTTGACGATTCCCTTTTCCATAATCACCATTATAAGTCAATTCCGTATGAGAATTCAACCAGACTTTTGTCCCATCCGGCAATATAACACTTGCCCGTTGTCCTTTATCAACTAAAACCTTATAGGTCTGTGACAAATAATTTTCTGTTTTATCAGCCAAGTTCAAATATAGATGAACAAAAGTCATAAAGCCTAAAAGAAATACAACAGCTGCGGCATATGGCAACCACCGGCGAAACTGTAGCTTTCGAACTGTTTTTCGCTTTTCCTTCCTCCCTGTTTCTGTATGTATCCGGCTCTGAATATTCCGGAACATCCGATTCTGAATTCCAACCGGAAGTTCCTTTCCCTCCGCTTCCGTCCAAGACTGGCGATAATGTTGAAACAATAACTCACGAGCTCCAGGTTGTTTGAACCATGTCCATAACTCATGTTCCTCCTCAGCCGGAAGTTCACCACGCATAAAACGATCCAGCAGTTCGATGTATATATTTTTTCTTTCCATCCTCTATATTGTATATCCTTCATAAGGAAAAATCACTTACAAAGGCATTTAAATTTAACACTGATTAACCAAATAGCAAAAAAGGAGTATCCATCTCTTATCGGGAGGTAGTTTGGAACGTAAATATTGAAAAGAGCGATAAAGTTGTGTCTCTACCGTTTTTTCTGAAATGGATAATTTATGGGCAATTTCTTTATTTGATAGTTGCTCAAGGCGGCTTAAACGAAATATTTCTCTTCGGGAGGGAGGGAGATTCTCAATTAAATGGTCAATATATTCAAGAAGGGAATTCGCTTCATGTTGTTGTTCTTCTTTTGAATTATCACTTAGATCAATACTCTCAACATGCAACGTTGCATGTTGAGACAGACGGAATTCCGTCTCCTTAAAAACAAAATGCCGGGCAATCGTAAACAGGTAAGCCGTGATCCCTAACCCAGGTTCTATCTGCTCATGCTTTTCCCAAATTTTCAGAAAGACATTCTGTGTCAAATCTTCTGCAAGAGATTTATCAAACAATAAAGAGTTGATGAAGTTATACACCTGAGGACTATAAGTCCAATACAAATCCTCAAAAGCTTTTTCGTCGCCAACCTTCAAGCGTTTCAGTAAATCTTCATTGACTCTCATTTTATGTCGTTTTTTTATAAATTTGCATTAGACAAATTTACCCAAGTATATACAATAAACTATATACTTGGGTACTATTATTCAGAGGAGATTATCCTCCATAAGAGATTACGACAATCAATATCCAAACAACTCTTCCTGTGTCAGCTTCTGGATCGGACCATATTGTGACAAGCCTTTCAGATCAAGATCCTTTTCATCGCCTAATACACAATAGATATAAGTACGTCCTTTTACCCATTTTTCCTGGAACGACTTGATCTCAGGCAATGTCATTGTTTGGGCCTTTTCGAACAATTCTTTACGACTGTCGGTATTCAGACCTAAGTCCTGAGCATTCAGATAAGACCAGAGAACGTCTGATTTGGTAATACGTTCCGTACGTAAACGGGTGATGAGAGCGTCTTTAGCCAAGTTGAACGCTTTTTCTGATTCCGGCATATTATTGATAATTTCATCGAATGCTTTCATAGCATCAATCATCTTATCATTCTGAGTCGCAATAAACGTACGGTATACATACGGATATTTCAGTTTGGACGGAGTAATCAGGAAAGCCCCTGCGGAATAAGCCAAACCACGCGATTCACGCATTTCCTGGAATACGATCGCGTTCATGCCACCACCAAAGTATTCATTATACATATTCAATGTAGGCTGGATAGCCGGATCGAACTTTTCACCCCGGTTAGAGACTGCAGAGAAATAAATCTGCTTTGCATCATATTGGGCAAGCAAAACTTTATTCTCAGGAGTTTCCTGCTGGCTGAACTCAATTGCTGCCGGAACCGGTTGCAACTGGTCAGGTACATTATGATATTGTTTGATGATATCCAGAACAGCCTGCGGTTTTTCCGGACCATAATACAATATCTTATGATCGAATGAATTGATCTTATGAATACGGTCAACCAGTTCCTGAGGGTCCATCTGCTGCAATTCAACAGTTGTCAGTACATTTGTTGCAGGAGATTTCGGTCCCCAGATAGCATACTGGATCAGTTTGTTGAAATTCTGTCCCTGATTCAATTTGGCATCAGTCCGTTTTTTCAGGATATCGCCAGCAAGGTTTTCATAAGCCTCTTTGTTGACCTGTGCATCGGCCAGGATTTCTTCAAACAGAGCCATTGCTTTCGGCATATTCTCTTTCAAACCTTCCAGCATCACATACGTGCGATCCGAACCGGGGAATACATTAAAGTAACATGCCAGTTTGTAGAACTCCTCATTGATTTCCTTCAAGCTCATTTTAGATGTGCCCAAATACTTCATATATTCGAAAGCGGTACCCATTGCCTTATCATTATTCGTACCCATATCGAATACATACATCAGAGAGAAAAGATCGTTGGAAGTATTCTCCTTGTACAATACCGGAATATTGGATTTGGCAGTCAGTTTTTGCAAATCCTTACTATAGTCCAGGAATACCGGTTCGATAGGAGCCACTTTTGAAGCCTGTATTTCTTTCAGGAACATACTTGAGCTGTCACGGTTCATCACGATCGGGGTGATTTTAGGTTTGTCGATCTTTTTTTCGTTCGGATCTTTACCTTGCTTCTTATAGATGAGTGCATAGTTGTCACCGAAATACTTGTTGGCAAAATCGACGATCTGCTGCTTTGTCACTTTGCTCATACGATCCAACGAAGCGACTTCATCTTTCCAATCGACACCGTCGATGAAAGAAGAGACAAACATATCGGCACGGCCGTCGTTACGATCCATC
Proteins encoded in this region:
- a CDS encoding RNA polymerase sigma factor, whose product is MRVNEDLLKRLKVGDEKAFEDLYWTYSPQVYNFINSLLFDKSLAEDLTQNVFLKIWEKHEQIEPGLGITAYLFTIARHFVFKETEFRLSQHATLHVESIDLSDNSKEEQQHEANSLLEYIDHLIENLPPSRREIFRLSRLEQLSNKEIAHKLSISEKTVETQLYRSFQYLRSKLPPDKRWILLFCYLVNQC
- a CDS encoding FecR family protein, whose protein sequence is MERKNIYIELLDRFMRGELPAEEEHELWTWFKQPGARELLFQHYRQSWTEAEGKELPVGIQNRMFRNIQSRIHTETGRKEKRKTVRKLQFRRWLPYAAAVVFLLGFMTFVHLYLNLADKTENYLSQTYKVLVDKGQRASVILPDGTKVWLNSHTELTYNGDYGKGNRQVVLSGEGYFEVAKDSTSRFIVKAGEMEVEALGTTFNVKAYQEDRELTTTLFEGKVRTSIGKDEVILKPDESLSFDKSSRRMIVSDDLAAYARMWKDNELVFKGVTMEEVAVMLDRLYNVKVRFASEKVKRYRFSGVIKNNSLENVIELISLTAPIMYKKVGGEIIIEERK
- a CDS encoding M16 family metallopeptidase, which produces MRKTIQFLQLAFILLLATACAETSPFKYESVPNDPLKARIYTLDNGLKVYMTVNKETPRIQTYIAVRVGGKNDPAETTGLAHYFEHLMFKGTQQFGTQNYEQEKPMLDQIEQLFEVYRKTTDEAERQAIYHQIDSVSYEASKLAIPNEYDKLMSAIGATGTNAYTGFDQTVYVEDIPSNQIDNWAKIQADRFENNVIRGFHTELETVYEEKNMSLTSDGRKVYEAVLTALFPDHPYGTQTVLGTQENLKNPSITNIKNYHKTWYVPNNMAICLSGDFDPDQMIETINKYFGHLKPNPNLPKLPVTHESPIKAPIVKEVLGVDAENVTIGWRFPGAASPDQDLLNLTGEIINNGKAGLLDVDLVQQQKVLSCYAGTYGMSDYNALVINGRPKQGQTLDEVKDLFLAEIDKLKKGEFDEGLLEAAINNYKLMQMYRMDRNDGRADMFVSSFIDGVDWKDEVASLDRMSKVTKQQIVDFANKYFGDNYALIYKKQGKDPNEKKIDKPKITPIVMNRDSSSMFLKEIQASKVAPIEPVFLDYSKDLQKLTAKSNIPVLYKENTSNDLFSLMYVFDMGTNNDKAMGTAFEYMKYLGTSKMSLKEINEEFYKLACYFNVFPGSDRTYVMLEGLKENMPKAMALFEEILADAQVNKEAYENLAGDILKKRTDAKLNQGQNFNKLIQYAIWGPKSPATNVLTTVELQQMDPQELVDRIHKINSFDHKILYYGPEKPQAVLDIIKQYHNVPDQLQPVPAAIEFSQQETPENKVLLAQYDAKQIYFSAVSNRGEKFDPAIQPTLNMYNEYFGGGMNAIVFQEMRESRGLAYSAGAFLITPSKLKYPYVYRTFIATQNDKMIDAMKAFDEIINNMPESEKAFNLAKDALITRLRTERITKSDVLWSYLNAQDLGLNTDSRKELFEKAQTMTLPEIKSFQEKWVKGRTYIYCVLGDEKDLDLKGLSQYGPIQKLTQEELFGY